A window from Drosophila yakuba strain Tai18E2 chromosome 3L, Prin_Dyak_Tai18E2_2.1, whole genome shotgun sequence encodes these proteins:
- the LOC6532357 gene encoding uncharacterized protein K12H4.2, whose amino-acid sequence MLTRVFRLVHDRRLSVPVLRCFHHEFTKPPQQPVKGQEVEGNPAKTLVAGVQNKYKIFRDEEATEIFDVEEARNLEQELPEQEVEPDQYYGLNLKRGVRGVFDVEDLVELLRKENVDDIFVCYVPENLKYVDHLVVCSGRSYRHMLTTAEFVRRMFKIKRSKGDILPRIEGDKSRDWMAMDLGNIALHIFSPSAREEYDLESLWAIGSQYDRESQKLHNPYDDIFMAQTPISVVENSKLKP is encoded by the exons ATGCTGACCCGCGTGTTCCGCCTGGTTCACGACAGACGACTGAGTGTGCCTGTCCTGCGTTGCTTCCACCACGAGTTTACAAAGCCGCCACAGCAGCCAGTCAAGGGCCAGGAAGTCGAAGGCAATCCCGCAAAGACTTTGGTTGCCGGCGTGCAGAACAAGTACAAAATATTCCGTGATGAGGAGGCCACGGAGATTTTTGATGTGGAGGAGGCGCGAAATCTGGAGCAAGAACTTCCAGAGCAGGAAGTGGAGCCGGATCAGTATTACGGCCTAAACTTAAAGC GTGGAGTTCGCGGAGTTTTTGATGTTGAGGACTTGGTTGAGCTGCTCCGAAAGGAGAATGTGGACGATATATTCGTCTGCTACGTGCCGGAAAACCTGAAGTATGTGGACCACCTGGTGGTCTGCAGTGGACGCAGCTACCGGCACATGCTGACCACGGCGGAATTCGTGCGCAGAATGTTCAAGATCAAGCGCTCCAAGGGTGACATTCTGCCACGCATCGAGGGCGATAAGAGCCGGGATTGGATGGCCATGGACTTGG gCAACATTGCCCTGCACATATTTTCACCCAGTGCTCGCGAGGAATACGATCTGGAGTCGCTGTGGGCCATTGGCTCACAATACGACCGCGAAAGCCAAAAGCTGCACAATCCCTATGACGATATTTTCATGGCCCAAACGCCCATTTCTGTTGTGGAAAATTCGAAACTAAAGCCATAA